The window TTTTCCGTGATATACTAATGCTTCTCTGTAGTCACCCAGTGAGTTGTTTGCTGATCCAATGTTACCATAGCTAACAGCAATATTGGTATGGTTAGTGTTTTCTCCATACATAGCCTTTTGTACGATTAGTGATTTTTCATAATATTCCAATGCTTTTTGTAGTCACCCAGTAAGTTGTGTGCTGACCCAATGTTACCATAGCTGACAGCAATATTGGTATGGTTGGCGatctctccatacacagcctttcgCATGGCTACTGCTTTTTTCCTGATATTCCAAAGcttttctgtagtcacccaGTCAAGTGTGTGCTGATGCAATGTTACCATACCTAACCGCAATACTATTATGGTTCGtattctctccatacacagccttttgtaTGTCTAGGGTTTTTTCGTAATAATCTAATTcttttctgtagtcacccaGTGAGTTGTGTGCTGagccaatgttattgtagctaaCAGCAATACTGGTATGATTGGTgttttctccatacacagccttttgtaTAACTAAagtgtttttgtaatattttaatgctttgcTGTAATTGCCCAGTGAGTTGTGTACTGAGGCCATGTTACTGTGGCTAGCACCAATATTGGTGTGGTTAGTgttttctccatacacagccttttgtatgactaatgtttttttgcaatattttaatgcttttctgtagtcacccaGTGACTTGTGTGTGGAAGCCATGTTATTGAAGCTAGCAGCAATATTGGTATGGTTGgtgttctctccatacacagtTTTTCGTATGACTAGGGCTTTTTCGTGTAAATGTAATGcttttctgtagtcacccaGTGAGTTGTGTACTGagccaatgttattgtagctggtAGCAATATTGGTATGGTTATtgttctctccatacacagcaTTTTGTATGACTATTGCTTTTTGGTAATGTTCTAATGCTTTGCTGTAATTGACCAGTGAGTGGTGTACTAAGGCCATGTTACTGTAGATGGTAGAAATATTGTCACGGTTAGTGCTCTCTCCGTACACAGACTTTTGTATGACtagtgcttttttgtaatatatcaATGCTTTTCTGTAGTCACCAAGTGAGTCATTTGCTGAGCCTATGTTACCATAGCTATCAGCAATATTGGCATGGTTGGcgttctctccatacacagcttttcGCATGACTAGTGCTTCTTCGTAATATTGTAATGCTTTTCTGTAATTGCCTAGTGAGTTGTATGCTGACCCAGTGTTACTGTAGCTGGTAGCAATATTAGTATGGTTAGTGTCTTCTCCATACACAGATTTTTGTATGACTAGTGCTTTTTCGTAATATTGTAACGCTGTTCTGTATTGGCCCAAAGAGCTGTGTACTAAAGCCATGTTGTTGTAGCTAACAGCATTATTGGTATGGTTGGTGTTCTCTCCAATTACAGCCTTTTGTATGAAGAGTGCTTTCTTGTGATGTTCTAATGCTTTTTTGTAGTCACCCAGCGAGTTGTGTATTGAGCCAATGCAAGAGTTCAAGCTTAAAACATCTGTGAGGTTTCTATCCTTTCCATGTACCACCTTTAGAATTTCAAGTGCTCGCTCAGAAACGTGTAATGCTTCTCTATAATTACACAGAGATTGGTGTGTTAAGCCAGTGTTGAGGTAGCTGATTGCAATATCAGTGTGGTTGGCATCTTCACCATACACAGCCTTGTACATCTCTAGTCTTTTGGTGTGATACtctaatgcttgtctgtagtTGCCCAGTGACTGGTATGTTGAACCAATGTTATCATAGCATTTTGCAAAATCTGTGTGGTTAGTTTTCGTTTCATACATTGTTTGATTCAACTTCAGCGCTTCAGTAAAACACTTCATTGCTTTCTTGTGTATCCAGATTCACATGAATCCAGATATACTATACCGATATTATTATATGCGGTGCTCTTATCCCTGTGATTGCTTTCAGATTCCTTTTCTTTATTCAGATCCCTGCTTTTAGGTCCACTTTTATCTTTCATTATATTTGACAGGAATTCCGCTTCTTTTACCTGTAGACACAGATGTAACCATCAGTCATCTATATACTAGACATTTCTCATTATCTTTTATTGATgaacaaatgcaaaaaagacGTGTTAAACTTATATTGATTCCTACCACTCTAAAATGTCCTGGTAAAAGTTTATATAAGTAAGTTGGTAAGTAAGTGTATAATCAGATTTCTCAAACATACCTAGTAAGTTTATAGCAATCAAGCACATACAGGTTATAATAGAGTTGTGAATTCTTTATCAATTTGTCACAGGTTTAGTAGAAGTAATAGAGTATCACGAAAGTAGCTGGTAGTTCAAgcttttaattataataatgaacAAATATTTTCCAAACTTTGAAATTGAGTTTTAAGCAAATCCTGCATCAAATGATTTCAATCATGTTGTATGCACATAGAAAGTTTTTTGGAAAAAACCACTAGATTACCATAGTTATTTTGGTGAAAGAAATTACTGCAATGAAGTAGACCTATAATAGGCAACAATTTGAGGAAAGCCCATTCAAAATACAACATATTAATCATTATGTGGTTTTTCATCGTAATTATCACCAAAATAAACCAACTCTACAGAGGCTTAAAAATATGGCACTTTTTCtcaaattcaaaattttatatgccTAATATTTATATGGCATTAattatatacattcatttttGGAGCTTCATAAGTAAACTGCATGGGGACAAAAGTAGGTGACAAATCAATGTTAGATGTTTGCTCTTTAAAGATATGGTttcgtcaaatttgagttgattttcaaagaaagtatttttctttgtctatcagttgataggttgtttgttgtgttaggcgatctcattgtcaagatatttgaagattaaaatcaaaaaagttttatcgcggtaaaaacgctcaagccaaaaaaacatgcccagaactgcccaaaatgatgtaacgcgtgatacaagctgtctctatctctcgtattcacattggctattgcgataaaagtctagtcctacgtggctctattggcatatattttatcttgtatttactGGTGtttgctagaataaaattttaaatccagctacagatacattattaccaatgtctcaaatgcctccaactagtaaaattaaaaacttgtcatattagcttcttgtaaatgctgtgtaaacaatttagtaccgactaccaattctaccggtctatggTAATCATGTTtgagcaaactatgtagaataaggtctttgtattggcacagttccgtcgctacccacactaatgatatacagccccccaaaagtcccgcccacatgatgcccGTCATCTATCCTTGAGggaggggggctgtatatcatcccccacaccaaaaactagtttcttactaagtaaaataagcaagccacgtctttgcAGAGAATATGTGGcaaaaccaactacatccctaaaagtcatgtacattgtatagtcgactgtcaatgctatcgagtcattattggtataaATGTGCAGAAATTTACACATATCTTTAGCTATTTTCTTTATTACAGCCACATTTATTTGTACCTGTTTTCTCATTTAGTTTCAAACTTGCATCTTAAAGTTGCATCTTCTTGCTAGGTTAAACAATGATGATTAATATGGGTATACAATTTGCATTTTCAAGTCAAATAATACATACTAGCTAGCATTTATTACCATTTACTGTACTATCTATCTCAAGGTTTATTAAAAACATACCTGTTTGAGTAGTTGCTGAGCAGCTTTATAATCTCCTATCTCTCTACTGCAATGCGCAGCTAGAAGTGCCCAAAGACTATGTCGATCATTTCCTTTGAGGAagtgtttaaaatattataacGCTAGTTTATAGTTTTCACTGTAGTACAGCAGATATGCGCATAACTCTATGCGTTTTGTTGCAGAAAGGTCATTTTGGGAATTTGGTTGAGGTGATAGGGGTTTGCTCTTGAGCAATTCACAACACAAAGAGAAGCTGGTCGAATCAATTGGTTTGCCGAGTGCTTTGCTTATTTCTCTTTTGGAATCAGAATATTGACCAGTGAAGTACAGAACTTCTGCTTTTACCCAGAAATCATTTTTAGGGATGGTAATATTTTTAAGTATAGAAGTTATCTCAAGTCGCTCTTTATTTTCAAACGGATCAGCAGGCTTAGGCATCTTGGAGTTGACAAACTCCTTGATAGGATCGAGTAAGCAGCCCATAAGTACTACCAAGTGTGCTGGAACAGCGTAAAATAACTCCTCGTTACCTTGATAATACTTGTCAATCTGCACCGAGTCACTTTGTGATTTCATCTTAAGATAAGCTGAAGTTCGTATGTATATAGCAAGAGCGAGGAGAATATTCAGGTACTGATGAATGTCTGGTGACAGAATGCCTTGCTGTTGAAGCTCTGAATAGATATCCCATGAATGACAACAGCTGAGTCTGAGACACATCTTCATGTTGTTAGCAAGGAGAGTTGGATATCTGAATATCTCTTCCTTCACCTTGACATTCAGATTAGCTGGTGGTTGAAACTCGGTAAACTCGGGTAAAAAACCAAATTTATTCATGTCTTTTACGAACGATTCTAAGCGTTTCATTTTGACAGACTGCTTTTTTTGTACTCTCTTCATATGATGCTCTTTCAGCAGTAAATTGTGTGTAGAGCTGACTAGTATCTTCTGCTTCTTCACTAGAAAGTAAAACAATGGTAGAGGAGAGTATGTCAGATTTATCTGCTAATTCCTCAATGGATTTCTCTGCCTCTTTTTTGTAAAGCTCCATAAACTGTTCTACCGTTAGTATCAGACTCAGACCTCCTTCCTTACTATGACCTGTTGGGATGTTACCAGAGTTTGTAGTGATTCCATCTATTCGGTATCCATTGACACCCGTCTTAGCTAGTTTACCTAACTCACGGTTTGTCTTCAACTCATCAATATCAAAGGACTTCAAAGGACTCTCACCTAGATTTCCTATTCTGAAGTAGCTGTCTACTGCTAGTTTTTCAAAGTAATCGGACTCTTTCCCCACGATGATGGCATATTCTAGATCAGAGTATGTAGTTGCATCCCCTTTTGCTATAGAACCCAATCCAATGATAGCAAACTTAAATGGAGCTTCTTCATCCTTCTTCTTCAGCATGTCAACACTTGATTGGAGAATCTTTTTAGATACTTTAGCGAGTTTCTTACTGCAGGTTTTACTAGCTGAGAAGACTTTCTGACTAAATTCTTCTGCATGTCTAATACTGTCTTCACTGAATATGTCATCACCGCTCACAGTGTTTCCTAAAGCATCAAGAGTACTAAAGTCTTGCTTGGTATCTTCTCTGTACTTCTCTAGAAGTGCCTTATGGTTACTGATCATCTGCTGATGTTCGTCATAGCTGAGGGAGTGGTTTCCTTTGTACCAACTTTCTTCTATGTCATAGACTAGTCTGCGTCTGTTGTCAGTTGGATTAAGAGTCACACTGTAGTTAGCCAGACCATGTGCCTGTAAAGCAGTACTTTAGAAGCTATAATTTTATAAGTTTAGAACTAATAGCTCAAGCGAACTAAGAAAAATTGAACAAGGAAacaaattttagaaaaaagtttgtttcgcagcagtttaaaaaaagacgcaacatatattttgttaaatgcTAATTTCATGGAAAGAGGTTAGTTCTGTTTGGGCATTTTTGTGGCACGATTTTTTGCAATGATGACagactgtaaaaattttatttgatcgCGATGGCGTTCTGTTTTTTAGCCCTTTTAATATGGTGGAACTTTATTAGAGGAGATGTTGAAATAAAGCGTTTTATTTTTCTAGAGACTTTGTGAAGGAGTGCATCATCACTGCTGCTGAACTGCTGGGACCAGCAAAAGTAAGTTTGGTCAAGAACATCAGCCAAGAAATCAATATACCATCAAGAACAAGAAATTAAAGAATTTATAGAGATGAAAGGCAGGCCTGTTATGAAGCTAGTTGACAGCAAGTGGCTGTGTGATCTTGCCTTGGTTGACATTACAAACCGTTTATCCGAGTTCAATCAAAACCATAATCAACTTTTAAGTGCCTTGCTGTCAAATGTGAAGGTTATTGAAGCTAAACTAAAACTATTGTAAGTGCAATTGGAAGGAGATGACAACTCCCATTATCCGACTTTGCATTAGGAAACCCCTGAAAGTACACATAAATAAGCTGATGGGTGTACAAAACTGCTAGATGTGTTTGAGTGAAGATCTGAGGATGTACAAGCTAAGCAAAGAGAGTTGAATGTCTTTGCCATACGATTCAGTGTGAAACCAGCCGATGCTCCTGAAGAGttgcaaattgaaaaaatgcaGCTTCAAAGCAGTGATGAATTGAAAGCAAGGTACGTACAACAATCTTCCATTTCTCGAGTCCTACAAGTGCTACATTATCTTCGATAAGTTTTCTTCAATAAGAATGTAATGGCgtgcttctgtcatgtagtgacaatgcttggtagtgttctctagtagagaaacacaccgCCAAGATTAGGTTTTTTATAAGCTACATTGGGTGGccctaacacttatcaagggcttctttTGGAACAGTCAGATTAATCTGAAGGGatacatttttgtaacacgtccagtctgacagagccaggtagccatttaaACTTGTTCAATAAGAAAACAGGCATTAAAATACGCGTTTGTATTTGAAAGGACGTATAActgtgaaaaaagtttttccaAGCTGATATTAACCAAAAGTAGACTGAGCTCATGGCTCACTGACGATAATGTAAAAACCAGTTGACAGTAGCCACATCATCAATATCAAATGATACACCACAACTAGTCAAACAAAAGCAGTTCCAGAGATCACACTAATAAGTTAATCATTCTGAATTGGGCTGAGCTGAACATATATTTGTATTCACAttaatcacatttattttacatttgaaTAAAACCACATTTCACTGCATATAATTGCTGTTATCACAAATGGCCTTTTAGTAATACGGTAAAAATTATTTAGCCCAGACATGATAAAGGTTTCTCACCTCTGATCTAGACACTAGCATATATTGCATGTACTTGTATATGACATTGCTGTTAACTGAAGATTACGCAATTTCATGTCAGCAAATGGTTGGTCAAACATTCACTTACGTGTTAGTTTAGAGTGGACTTGTTAGGCAAACGTCTAGATCAACTGTTTCATATATTTCCTTTGAGATATAAAAACTAGGAACACTAGCCCAAGCCACTCCTGCTAAATGTTACCATTAACAACAAAGGCTTTGTTTTAATGCGCTGTCATATGAACAACCCTTTCTATTTTAAAACATAACCTCTGTACAAGCTTCTCTCCTGAACTGCTTACACAAAACATGATTAGTATAAGATACGATTACAGATGTTAGTATCTGTATTCTATCAGCCCTTCTACCATCTGGTCTTATAAATGTTGCTAAGTATTTTATAAGTTGTGGCTTGCACTCCTGATTGTATCACAAACCGTATGTATATccaaaaaattattcaaacaCATTTACCGTAAAgcctccaattgaacgccacctccatttgaccacccctttgatattatttgatctttacgagcccataatatcaactgatcagtagaaaagtgttctcaaaatcttattaataatgaatcgtataaatcaataacaattaattctctcgttgtccaattctaaagcGTTTCATCTTTTCATTAAagttttgaaagcaacaccatagaaataattaataacggtctcaggctagtattAGCTttctgtttaacgcggtctttctactCTGAACTGGCCtgcatatataaaaaatgacttaaatttacaatggtagatgaactttgaaagcaatgctatagaaataactattaattgccTTAAGGCTAATAGTGTTTCCTTTTTTAACCCGGTCATTATACATTGAAAGACAAGCTAATAAAACCCGGTTCGCAAATTTTGGACCAACGGTTACGTTATCGAGCAAacctttacgcgttgcattaCTGCTGAATGCAGCGTGTATAAGTTTTTCTccgttaaaaaattgtttggacgataatattgactagttcagcagttcaGAAAatgagttgaggccagaagacaATGTAAAAGATATTTGACAACTAAAAGATGTTCAtttcatcgaaagcaacaatcagaatgcagctatttGAGCAAACGATAAAAATattcttacaatggatcgatgctcataacttcacttctattgcacataaaaagctaatttttgGCTGTGAACTGTAGAAAACATATCAGTGAGAAcagtgagcttttattcaaaaatgttaattataaatataaaataaaaatatgttttcaaatttagaataaaaaagaaaagaaaatgccaacaaattgcaacgaaGGAAACAGGCTATAATACcattgcaggtcaattgcaagcaatagatatcaagtggcagagatatttctcggtttctcgatgcatatttattaagatatatttgacaagttggaggtaagttagcagatttattgcatctgaAAGCTTTAATATCGCTCAACCTAAagaagagagcaaaatataggccaCATTCGCCTCGCCCGTAAtggggctaaatttattttccgaaAAATCTGCCAAGCTGtctgaaaaatagaccgccagcctctatttgaacaccgcctCCAATTGGCCGTTACTacaaaggaagggttgaaaaatagagcgctatgGCGTTCAATCagaagttttacaatatatttacgtgcttgcttatgattattatttatattgatGAACTTCCATATTTAAATTCTTTACCGTCTCGGTAACTTTGAGAGCCTCTGCTTTCATCTTCTGTTTGCTAGCCCGCTCGCTGCTTTCAGCAGATGACTTTTCACTTTTTGCACTTGTCTTATTATTGAGGGgctttttttagttttcttCGCGACTTTATGCAATAAATAGTCAAGAACGACGAAGTCTTGTTTTAGCAAGTCAGTGCATGTAGGTCTGTCATCGCACAGAAAGCATCTTTTATTTTGAGTGTTATACTTTATTATCAAATGATAATAAtggttataataaattatagctACTATTCTTTCCATTCATAAGTCTTTATAATTGATGAACAAGAAACAATTTATGTGCATTTGATTTGTTGAAATGGGTGATCCTCATTGGATAGATtgtaagttttattaaaattcatcACATCTGAAATCAGCTTCATTTGAGATTCATATAACATATTAACCAATTCATCATTAATGAAAAGCGATTTATAAATCAATATTAAATTCTGAGAAATGATAAAGTGCAGTATGAATATTAAAGccattttttgtgtttacacaAATAAACATTCTGATAACTGGGTGATGCTATATTTGACCTTAACACAGCCTCTTACCACTATTTAAGTTTATAAGCAGTGTAATCTAAATTAGAGTAGGATGTTCCTAGTTAGTAAATTTTAAGCTATGGATAATCAGTTATATATTAGTTCCATGCAGtcagttgtgttctcttgtttACATTGATATCTCTATTGGAAACGATGGTGTTCGTTTTGTCTTCATGATAGCAAGtgatcttttttaaaatattaaggCATATATACCCTTGCCTAAAGATTTGTATACtaaactaatattattataaattccAGCAAAATCGACATCGTAAGTGTACTTTTAGTACCCGTCCTTTAACATGTCTAATGCTTGCTTCTCATATATTCTCGCTTCTCTGTAGTGACCCAGTGAGTGGTGTGATGAAATGATGTTCTTATAGCAGGCATCAACACTTTGATGATTTGCGTTCTCTCCAGACACAGCCTTTAGCATGGTTAGCGCTTCTTCACAATGTTTTATTGCTTCATTGTGCTGACCCAGTGAGTTGTGAGCTGCACCAATTTTACCATAGCTAAGAGCAATATCTGAATGATCGGTgttttctccatacacagccttttgtaTGGCTAGTGCTTTTTCGTGATATTTCAATGCTTCTTTGTGCTCCCTCAGTGAATTGTGTACTGAGCCAATTTTATCATAGCTAAAAGCAATATCTGGATGATCGGTgttttctccatacacagccttttgta of the Watersipora subatra chromosome 4, tzWatSuba1.1, whole genome shotgun sequence genome contains:
- the LOC137394452 gene encoding tetratricopeptide repeat protein 28-like — translated: MYETKTNHTDFAKCYDNIGSTYQSLGNYRQALEYHTKRLEMYKAVYGEDANHTDIAISYLNTGLTHQSLCNYREALHVSERALEILKVVHGKDRNLTDVLSLNSCIGSIHNSLGDYKKALEHHKKALFIQKAVIGENTNHTNNAVSYNNMALVHSSLGQYRTALQYYEKALVIQKSVYGEDTNHTNIATSYSNTGSAYNSLGNYRKALQYYEEALVMRKAVYGENANHANIADSYGNIGSANDSLGDYRKALIYYKKALVIQKSVYGESTNRDNISTIYSNMALVHHSLVNYSKALEHYQKAIVIQNAVYGENNNHTNIATSYNNIGSVHNSLGDYRKALHLHEKALVIRKTVYGENTNHTNIAASFNNMASTHKSLVTCLANYSVTPNLTDNRRRVVYDIEESWYKGNHSLSYDEHQQMISNHKAFLGKYRDDTKEDFSALDASGKSVSDDDIFSKDNLRNAEEFSQKVFSASKTCSERIVKVSKKIIQSSIDVLRKKDEEAPCNGKVGGLCLTLTVEQFMELYMKEAEKPFDGFAEDKSDC